GAAGTAGATTGTGAAGACAAATCATGTTGCATGGTAGAGTACTATACCCTTAATCTTGCAAAAATGACAAAAAATATGAAGGAAAGTTGATAAAGTTTTTAGTTACCATTTGATATTGATATAATAAACATATGTTTTGATGTTGAAGCTATTGAAAGATTCGAAGTAGAATAGGTTTTAGTAGTTAGGACTTACTTCTTTGTTGGTTTATACCATATCTGCTTCAGCTGGCTGTGGATGCAGCTATCGTAGCCAGTTGAAGCGAATGGGCTGTTACATTTTCTAAAAATGTGCTGATAGCATAGAATTTCTTATTTACAATGGAAAAGCAATTAGTTATTTGTTGTAAGACATATGATCATTGTTGTTATCTCGATAATTTGTTGTCTACGCAGAGTTTCCAAATATATCTTAATGTATGTTGTTTTAAATTAATTGCACTAAAATGGAGTTATGATCATGTTTTATATGGTATTATGGATGAAATGAAGGAGCAATTTATCTATTTCTTTCTCTATTGAGCAAAAgttttattttatttcttttcgGTTGTGTTGTGTGAAGTCTTTGGCTTCTTAGAAATGATCTTTGTTTTTAACAATATTTTAGTTTCTTCGCATAATGCAGGAGTATTCCGTGTAATATCCTTTTAGAAGTGGGCCATTTTGGAGATGGAAGATGGAGGATCGATCTGTAAGCCCAGCACTTGAAGCTTCAAATCCTGTCTTGGCGTTCTAGCTGAATACAATGTTTAGTGTCTCTTGTTCTCTGTTTTGCCTAGTGTAGAGGGTGTTTGGCTGCGCCTCAGGCAGCGGGATCTCGTTGTTCTTTGTTCTCTGTACTTGGCATGTAACACTGGTATCTTCGGTTAACATTCTGCTTTCTATAAGAAACCAGGCCGAAAGTAATAACAAGAATTGATTTCGACGGAGAAAATTCTAACCTTGAAGATTGGTTTTGCTCTTGTATTCCTATAGTAGGACAAGAAACCAAAGTTGGGAATGTGAATTTTTGATAGTTTGAAACCATGGTTTAAGAAATAGGTTGGATCAGTTTGGGGCTAAATGATGATTTATTTCGGTTTGGATTAGTTTCGAAGAGAGAAGCGGGTAGATCAATCTGAGGTTCACATGCACAAATAAAATGGTTTGGTGTGGTTATGGTGTGGTTTGCAACCGCCAGGTGTGCACTTCAAATTTGTTAAATCCAAGCTTAGAATATATAGAGCTTAAAACTAAAATTAATGCTCATTTAATGAATATTCCCTCCATCCTAAATAAGTGttttttttacttctagtaaggTCCATTTAATTAAAGCAATACCAAATACCTGGAAAAAATTATATAGAGAAAGATACGAAGCTAATCAAATGCTTAGTAGATGCTACTATTCTGATTCCAATGCATTTGTATTTCTTAAGAATCTAGAGATCCATATAAATAACACGGTTTTCAATCATAAAATGTATAAATTATTAGGGGTAATAAGATTATCTCTCACTACAAATTTTCTAAACAAACACTTATTCTTGGACAAAGGGAGTAGATAGGAGAGCCTTGTCAGAAGTGGTGGAACTACCTAAATAATTAGCCTTCGTCCCACTATAATAATTTTCCAAATTCTGCATGGTGTTCTGGTTCCACTAATCTTGCGGCTCTATCAATTTATCCATGGCCGTAAAGGAAAACAAATATCTTTCGGACTCCAGAAATGTCAGAGCTTCCACGATAAAATCAAATCCAACTGCTCGCAAACGGTTCACACGTCACGCAGCTAGCGGATCTTCCTGCGTTGCTTCGTTAACAGACAAACCAGGCACCGAATCGAATCGGACTACCAGCTACTTTTACGACACAATCCGACATCTGCAATCGCCTTATCTCCTTGTCACAGAAAAAACTAATCATCGGACCTTGACCAAAGATAGTCCAAGGAACGAAGACATCTACTCTATGTCTGAAATCTTTGCGGATAGTGGTGGAAACTGGTGGACGGAGCGCAAGGGCAGCGCCAGACGACGCTACTACCATCACAGGAAGCTTCTCCCCTGCTTCCTGGCTGCCTTCCTTCGCAGCACCTTTCGGTTTCCCTTCACATCTCTGCTTTCCTGAGAAATGTAGCTTTTCAGCTGTTCTAGAAGATCAGAGCAAGCCTAGAAGAGGCTGCCTGCCAAACACCAGCCAGCGGTTGAATGGTTCCCGCAGGCCGCACTCCTGGTCTATATTCTTTCCCTTTTATTTCTAGAAGCTTCTTTCCGGGAGCACCAAACTGGTATTCCTGTCCCTGGCAACGATATCTACATCATAACAGCGGGCACATCTGACAGCATACTTCCATTTTTCTGCAGTAAGGCATTGGCTTCCCAAATACAAAGCCAAATACACCACGATCTCTGTTCGCGGCAGCGCTTAAGCGACCGGTATGTATGTGGCAAGCCTACCAAGCACACTGAGCTTGCTTCTTCCAAGTCGATAAGCGACCGGTATGGAGGATCAACAAGCTTTTGCACCTTGCAGACACCTCCATACAAAACATGTAAGCACATACACACTGATGCACCTTGCAAGTCTTTTGACGTCTTTACATAACCCCAGTTTTTGCTAATGCAGATGTATGCAATTGGGAAAATTAGcaacaatttttttttttgaaaaaagagCTCCATCAAAAGAAAGCTCCCCCTTCCcattaaaaagaaaaagaagaagaagaaagttCCCCCGAACCCAACAGAAGGTTCCAAACGGCCTGTGACTATTGAGGTTCCAATCCGGGTGGGTGTCTCCCAACTGGAGGCTCTACCGACAGAGCCAATTATACGGATTAAGGAAGCTATGTTGGAGACAAGGGCGGATTATTACATAAAGGCATCGACTTATGCCAAGTCGCCGTGGAAAATACATACATGTATAACCTGCACCCTTTCTGCAGGGCAATTTCAAGGTCAGTGAAGGTCACAGCTCCGGCGAAGTTCAGGAGCACAAGGAATTGTAAATTAAGTTAGGAGAGAGTTTTCCCTGTGTGTTACAGTTTCTCTAACAAAACTCACCCCAGACACGGGGCAAAATAAGCCTTTGGGAATTCGCAATGGGCAGCTAACTTGGTGCCAATGGTGCCATTTAACTGAAACGTGAGAAATGAAGAAAATGAGTCATGGGATTAAGTTAAAACGCCGAATTCATCAAAATCAAGTGAGACATCCAAGGAAATGAATAACAAGACAAGAAAACTGGAGAGTATATCCACCAGAACAAGTGCATTATCCTGCTCAAAGGGATTCAGATAACTGACACTAGAAAGGACCAAGTGAGATATTCTCAAACTTTAAGTATTGCCATATTTGAATCAATCAAGCCACATAATACCCCAGAAAAAGCGTTACATTTTACTGCTATTAATTACAATATACTAAAAATGGGAAATCCCTTCAGCCAAGCTAGATCATTGATCCTGAAGTTAAGACATATTTAGCCCATGAAATGTGAAGTTAGCTCAATTTCGATATGATGTAGCACACCGTTTCACACATTTGGATGATGGTTTGGTTGACAGGATCAGGAGGAAACAAGTCATGCCTGCAATCTTCATCCAAACACCGTGCTGCACCATTATGTGCCACATCAAGCACAGTTATCATAAAGCTACGTTTTCCCGTCATGTGGGCTAGCCTGTCACTTATGTCATCTGTGGTGGAAGCATAGTTTTTCCCCCTAAATTAGTGCAACAATTAATTAGGCTCTTTGAAACTAGTTCTTTGATAGTTCCAGCAGTATAGGAGCAGTTTTGTTTACTCGCATTCATTATATGGGGAAAGGATCATTTAATCTTAAACATCTCATGCTATACATTTTCAATTTTAATGAATCACCTGAATACTTAGGATAAATAGTGTTTTCTAATAATCAAATACACATTTACCACACAATTAAATTAGTCATGAAGTTTGAGGAATCCTAGGACAGATGGGAtcattgggggggggggggggggggggggggcaaacCACATGATTTTGGTGGTACGATGCAGCCATTCAAAGCCCATTTCCAAAACCCTTTTTTTACCGAAGTCAGCAGGGGAGGCCCTTACCTATTTTTTTTATTATAAAACAGGGGTTTATGTATAGCAGTACAGGCAGGATTTTACACGGGTCTTATCCTAAACCTTTACAGGTTAAGTTTAGAGTCAGGATCAGTAGTCCACTAACCATCTATTTCTCCATACCAaacactctcaagaggttgtCCCACTTTCAGAACTAATATGTTATGGACAATTTTATGGACAATTGCAATATCCATGCGCATTATTAAACTGTAGACCAAACGATGATTACATTTAGCAGCCAGCTACCATCGGTATTCTTTAATCCTCTCTATTCAACAACAGGAGGTATACAGAGACAATCTAAGTAGCAAGACATAATTCATCAGCATAAACAAGCTTCATGTATGATCACAGTTAGCTTAAAAATAATCCCACATATAGTTCCTAGACCTGAGGTACTGCCTAAAATAATCTAAGGTCATTGTTCTGGATCCCAAATCAGTGCAGCAGCTACAATATAAGCTGCTTGTAGCAAGAAAGAAACAACCACTACGTTCAAAAGGATGATTATGTACAGAAAAAGAACTACTAGGATTGAAGACAAAAATTCATATCAAGTGTAATGGCAGCAGTATAAATCAACAAGTAGGATTGTTACCAGTATGCTAGGCAAGGTGCATCAATATCTCATGATTATCACTTCATCTCTGCTGAACCAAAATTAGGAGGAAAATGCCACCAAGCTTCCAGTTCTATACTGAAAGGCACCATCTTTGACTTCAAGAAGGAACTATTGAACCATGTGTCGTCATTATCTCTACAGTCAGCCATGTCAATAATAATGGCTGATTTTTGCAGAACTCCTGAATTTAATCAAGAGAGAGATTTTTCTTCATCGCCTCATACACTAGATATGTAATACTTGCAGCAGGCACCACTTTAAGGAGATTTGGCAGAATTCCTTTGTAGAAACCAGAAATACCCTCATGTTGTAGGGTTCTCCAGAAGACATCAGACATTCCTCTATAGGCAGCTTCTGAATTAGCTTGTTGTGCTTGCAGTCTACATATATTTAGAAATAaggttgagagagagagagagagagagagatgagcTGAGACAAGATTTTCAAGATGTACAATTACAAATTCTTACCTTGTTCTGATAACCTGTAAAGGGTAAACACATGTTGCTCCTAGAGCTCCAGAGACAGTTCCGCAGCCCAATTGTACTAGAGGACCAGGATCTACAAGATATCATAGGAAACAATCAAAAATCAAGAAACACACAGTTGAAGTAAAGGTAGGATAGGAAACACAATCAAATACTGAGAGATGGCATACCACTGTCCTTCAGTATATATGTCTTTGACACATCTTTCAGAGTCTCATATACAGCAAGATCAATTCCGGCATAAGGTACAATACCAAGCAATGATGGAACAAGACCTCTATAAAATGCCCGAGGACCTTCATGCATCCAAATATCCCTTGACAGTGCACCAATTCTAGGAACTTTACCACCCTCACATGAATAAGTCTGTAGACGTGTCTTTACTAAATCTATAGGATAAATTGCTGTTTGGGCCACTGCACCAGCTAAACCACCGGCAACCAGACGTTCAGAAGCACCAACTTCACTCTTATTTTCTCCTTTGCTCTTCATAATATATTCTTTTAACATTTCATAGGCATAAAATCTTATTGCACTTTCTGGAGCAACCTTTACAACATTCAATCCATTCCCTCTAAAAAATCCCAGCATACCACCCTTAGCCCAAATATCTTTAATTGCATGCATGACTGTAGTACGCGTTGTTTGTACTTGCATAATCACTTTAAGGCGATCCAGAGGTGCAGTTGCAGTACGTGATGCTGCACCAGCAATCCCTCCAGCAATCAGATATTTGCTTGCATTGACATGCTTACTTATGCCTTCTGGTATAGCAGCCTGTTCACCTATATCAACAAGGCAGACTCTTTCCCAGTGCTGATAAATGTTCTCTATGGTTGCCTCATTAGGGTAAAGCAAAAGAAAGTCTCTCCATTCTTCAAAAGTAATAATCCCATTGTTGTCTTTGTCCACATGCTCAACAAATCTTGACAGCTCCTCATCATTAATCTCTATACCTGCAAATAGCAAACTGACATTGCTTGTAAGATAAATTACAGATACAAATGTGACTGAAGCTTCAAACAACCTGGTCACAAACATATATAAGAGTATATGAAAAGCACTGGTAGGAGAAGTAAACCATGCAAGGTGATTCCAGATCTAGACACTGTAGGAAATCAAACCTTGACCTTATGTAACTCTATAAAATATGAACTGTAGGTAGAATCAAGTTAGTACTCTAATTAGGGAACATGCATTCTTAATAAAAAAAGGTCTAATTAGCTGATCTCTAACTTGTTGGAAACTAGTCAAATTAACTAAATATTCAGTGTATAAAGCCATAACTTTCCCAGACCAAACGCCAGAGACTACCACTGCCATTTTAACATGAAAGAAATACACAATTACCCATGTTTGTCACAATTAGTTCCTCATCAGTGACACATGAGCCACAACTCTGAATCCCTAAGAATCACACTAGCAGTTAAAAAAGGAATGTGGAATTTAGAAAGATCAAAAATCACATGTCATGGGGTGTTCTACCAAGGGACTACCAAGGGAGGAGGGCACATGTACTACCAACTATGGCATACTAAGGTGCCAAGCGTGTTGTGCCCTGTCTTGGCCCCGATGGTCTTCATTCTTAAGTAAGGAATGCTGTCTATTTTTTATTTGGTTGCTATCTTCTTTGGATTTGTTAAGCTAAATATTATATTGGATCTGAGAGGAACCAGCATACATGTAGAGGCTAGGCTCATTCAGTTGATTCAAAAAGGAATAGGAGAAATCCATCTGCGACCCTTCTCCTTCTCTCTTACTGCACAGCACCTGTGCATAGGGATCCATCGGCGCACGCCTCCCTCTCTCAGCTGTGCCAAGGCAAGTTCACTATGTACTTGGTTTGGGACCCCCAGCCTCCAACCTCTCAAAACTACATTCCATCCTAGTCTCTGGAACACAAAACTGTATTTCATGAAACACATTGAAAACAGCACCCAAGCACAAAATGAACCTCAAGTATTCTTGATACATGTTAGAACATGCTCAACCAGGGAAGGTACACACCATTGGAAACATTCAAAATCCAATACTGTTCAATCACACAAAGGTATTTCATTGGACCATATGTTTCTGCCAGCCACCAGAGTCAGAAAGGGCCTCTATTTTAGATCTGGCCAGCACTTGTCATTGCAAGCACCAAGCCTCTCCCACCAACCTACCATGTCGTACAGAGAAAGAATAGAAACAAGAACGGTTTTGGTTTCGGTCCAGGTGACTGAGGCAAGGGCTTCTTTGGAATCAGGTTAGACTCAGTCAGCATGTCATGTGGACGCCATGTCAGTACTCCTGTCTCGAGCAGTGTGATTAGGACATTAAGTGGCTGATTTAATCAATTTAAGGTACCTGAGGCTGCAACTTAAGAGTTTGGACACATGTGATGCAACAAGTTTAGGGACCCAAAGCACATTTTACTCTTAGGCCCCGTTTGGAACCTTggaattgaattccattctaataatcataatttagacacaaatctattaagctaatatgattatatacggaatatatttgtatactATTGTTGGCCATATGAGGGAGATACTTATGTGCTATATTTCTACTAAAGAGAGTGGGCCAAAGAACGTGCTATAAGTTACGTAATAGAAACATAGCTTGGTGGTGTATAGAATCATTTTCCATCTCTCATCCTATGAATTTAGGATAGGCTTATATCTAAACTTTGGAAAGTAGTTGGAAAGTGGTGGGATGTCAAATTCTAAGCCAAATAACCTAGTTTATTAAGTAGATTTCAATTCCTCCAAAATGAGAGGATCCAAACGGCCCCTTAGGCAAAAAGAATGGGCAGTAGCATGAGGGAGAGCATGCCACATGGATGGCAATGTCAGCTGTGTTAAGGACAGTTTTCATGACCATATGAGAATGTTGGGTTAGAGAGAGCTTAGGCCATAAAAGATAGAAGAATGATCAGTGCTATATCATCTTCATCAAGAACACTCGGTGGATCAGCACCTTCATTACGGAAGTCTTGTGAGGCTGTGAGCGCTAGGAAATATAATGTATTGCCAAGCCATAGACATTAATTAAGCCACATGCCAATTTCAACTCAATTAGAAGGATCGAAGGTAAATGCAAGAAATTTCAGCTAAGTTTATGCCCACAATGAAATAGTAAGCATATGGACACAACAATGCTCAAGGCCTAGTGAAATATTTGTGATCATTTGTCAGATCGAAGCAGTAGAAGGATTCTCAGTGGTTGAAAACTAGCCTGTTTGCTTCAATGTCATGCATGGGCTATATATCCTATTAACATATTAAAATATGACTTGAAGACTGCAAACATTTAGTTATTTACGCGCAAGATGACCGTAATAATATGGTGCAGAAGTGTCCTATGTATTAGCTTTGTATAGCTTTATTTAAAAAGATGCCTTAAAATATGGATGACTCTACAAAATAATACCTGTGGTCATAGCAATATAATATTGTCTCTAATTTTGCACCAGATATGTCAGATGCAGATGCTTTATCGACCTACACAGCAAGAGTCCATGCTGATTTACACCAGCATTATGAAGAAAAAAATAGTAGTCTGCTAGCATATTGGGAAGTAGCATAGGCCCTGTTTGTTTCAGCTTATGGCCGATTTTGAAGACTTGATTTTGAGAAATCCAAAAGTCAGATGACTCCTAGAATCCAGAATCAAGAATCCATCATCAGCTGGATTCTCGATTCTCGATTATGGTTTGGATTTCCCAAAATCGAGCCTTCAAAATTGGCCAAAAGCTGAAACAAACGGGGCCTTAGTAAAATCTTCACAGTGTTAACCTTCAACTTTTAAATCAGTGTAGGTTAACCAACCTGGAAATCTATAGAggaataaaaaatataaaactaccTCCGAATCCTACAACCATGTTTTGTTGACATGATAgttctcttttcccctttctccaCTTGTTTTTTGAAATATGCAATTGTGCAATTTTGGAGCAGCAATGGCAAGTTCAGGCATGGTTTACTAACTGTGTATCCAACATGAGCAATTTATACCACAAAAAGTGATCATAGAATTGCTAGTCATACAGCTTGATTGCTTTCATCATTTCCAGGGAAACTTAGCTTATTCTGCGCTCTCAATTTGATAGCAGTAGTAACAGTTAAAAGTCCTACAGGCAATAGATAATGTGACAGCCAATTAGCTGTACATGGTCTTACTCCAACCAGGGTAGAAATGAGATAATCATTTTTCTGAATGCTTGCAGTAGATGTCCATCAGGACCAGAAAGTTCATGTATCGTTATCTGTATTATGTCTATTGCAGAGAACACTTCCCATCTCAACACCAGACAACACTCACATCCATCTAACACCAGCCCAGCAAACCAAATAAGGAAAATATAAGACTAACGAACCCCAACGGTTGAGTACTAATTCGTCTCGAGCATCCAACAACAACCAAGAGTTACTACCCCACAGCAGGTACATTACGCACAACGCGTCAGAATCCGGTCACCGCGCGCGCGTCGTGCGGCAGCGCAGCACCTAGGCGCCCAAAATCACCGGCGCGGCGGCACAGGTATTGGggctggggggggggggaggcgaAAGCCCAGAAGGCCGGGGGTTTGGCCTAGGAAGCACATACCAGCCTTGACGAGCGCGTCCCAGAGCTCCTCGGGAA
The genomic region above belongs to Panicum hallii strain FIL2 chromosome 4, PHallii_v3.1, whole genome shotgun sequence and contains:
- the LOC112889666 gene encoding calcium-binding mitochondrial carrier protein SCaMC-1-like; this encodes MTGAAAHAVEPRGGASAPHPPAAATAAAAAKGAGGAGGREPARKAAPVTMEHVLLALHETEAEREARIRDMFAFFDAAGRGQLDYAQIEAGLAALQVPAECKYARELLRACDRDRDGRVGYDDFRRYMDDKELELYRIFQAIDVEHNGCILPEELWDALVKAGIEINDEELSRFVEHVDKDNNGIITFEEWRDFLLLYPNEATIENIYQHWERVCLVDIGEQAAIPEGISKHVNASKYLIAGGIAGAASRTATAPLDRLKVIMQVQTTRTTVMHAIKDIWAKGGMLGFFRGNGLNVVKVAPESAIRFYAYEMLKEYIMKSKGENKSEVGASERLVAGGLAGAVAQTAIYPIDLVKTRLQTYSCEGGKVPRIGALSRDIWMHEGPRAFYRGLVPSLLGIVPYAGIDLAVYETLKDVSKTYILKDSDPGPLVQLGCGTVSGALGATCVYPLQVIRTRLQAQQANSEAAYRGMSDVFWRTLQHEGISGFYKGILPNLLKVVPAASITYLVYEAMKKNLSLD